The Salvia miltiorrhiza cultivar Shanhuang (shh) chromosome 2, IMPLAD_Smil_shh, whole genome shotgun sequence DNA window cattgattaattagcctacgatttacttgtaaaaccttcgattttaattcaaaaataaataaatattattttctctgTCAGTATTTCACATGTTCCAACACTTATTTGACCGATTTCAATGTTTAAATTGttgaattgatgtttttcttacactttaacaacttttgtcatagatgtgtaagaacttttgcggaaaacaatgcacatcCATCACATTCATAGGGCATTTTCGGTTCTTCACTTATTTAGGGCATGTAGTGCTTTATATAgtaagagagggcatttttcaaattattcataagAGAAGGGGCACTTTAAATTTCGCCTCTTAAcattttgtatttcaatattACCATTTTATTTAAGTATACATTCATAATTGAAGGATAATGATAAGTGGGAATGAACTGTGAGAacactatataaatatataaaattcatgAATAAGATTTAATGAGAGTAAACTAATAGATATACGTACTATATGAATAATCACATTAGTTGATTTTTAATCTTGTACATATATATTTAGTTGTTCACTTAATTGTACAAATTGATATAAtacattaatataatatatttagttctttctcaaaattaatcaaatttgactTATGATGTACGTACCTCCACCCATTAAGAATGAACAACTAATGTAATTATTCatgtattatatttatttgtacAATTAAATATAATACATGTTCAAAAATACGATTTTCACTAAATCCGATCcatataattgaatttataaacaCATGTGCATGAataacttaaaaaataaaatttttaaaatctatattataaaaaattgtaTGAATTTCCCTTCACTATGCCCTCACCTATTTTTTCCACCCAATGTTTCTTTCTctaactctttttattttttctttctttctcaaaattaatcaaatttgatttataataTAGTACTACCTCCGTTCACTAAGaatatacaataattatttgatttaacgTTCACAAAAAgtacactattttatttttttggaacatgacccactttttttttaatcataaccACTCATTTCCACATGATTCACACTCAATTCAACATCATCTACTTTATATGGTGGTACTtaatattcattaaaaattcatctattaattattttatcaaaatttatGTCGAACTCAAACTAGTATAGTTTTAGTGGATGAAGATAATAATATTCAATATTCAAATTAAAGTAAAGATCATAAAAAATCTGTAATTTGATACTCTAAAAAGTATACTCCTACTAACAAATATATTTGAACTAAGAAGTTTAACAAGTGTGGTAGCTCATAAGAATAATCAACTTTCATATTTAgatgtgtgcatgtgttggccTAGTAGTAGGATGTTAATACTCAAGACCCGAGGTCCTAGGTTCGAGTCCTTCGTTGCACACTTTTTgaattaatttctttatttacttatgtagtttatccaaaaaaaaaaaaaaaaactttcatctttaaattaattacttATTTCTCTAGGTCAAATCGGTGGTCCAAACTTTATATATGATGAGCCCAGTCTCGTCTAGGAGTTTGGCCCAAACACCATCTACCTGCTATTTGGAATAAGATTATTCATTTGAAGCAATAATTTCAAACTTATCATATTGTTTCTATATAATTATATGCTATTAATAGTTAATTTTAATATACACAATAAACAATTAAATGTTTGTTTCATGGGAGAAATTCCAGTTCATTTAAAACTCACTCCAGCATCTCTCATATTTATTTATCCATCATAATcacattcacacacacacatacacacatatatagggtggtgttatagtgagaaccacaattatcgtgagaacataagaaccaataaaattactgcatctgctatacaaattaatgcatccgctattaaatttaatgcatccaaaaaaaataatttttttgctcccttcaggattcgaactcagcatctacatccatccaccaagatgatgcatccaccgtagatcttgatgatcgaatgacttaaaatggttctctgttcttattttattagtgattcttatttgaacctctccctatatatatatatatatatatatatatatatatatatagatcaatTCGCGAACAAGATGCAtgggctatatatatatacatatataatctcattctcatttttttttctttctcaatcCTCCTGATATAATTTAGAATACCCctccccacccccccacccctctcttttttttttttttttttcaattctccTAATATAATTTAGAATAAAAACGTTCCAAGCTTAGTTTCCTTGGaaaagaaaagcataaacaATGTAATTTTAAGGAACGTGCATAAACATTTCAGTTAAAAGGATCAAAGTCTTCTCCTCCACGGTAGCCCATAAAGTAATCCCTCGTTTGCGCCAACTCCAAATAGTTGCCGCCATACGGCGGCTGCTGCTGCGGCGGAGACGGCACATAAGCAGGCGGAGGAGGTGGGTGTATGGCGAGGCGCGGCGGATAGCAGTCTTGGGCACGGTGTTTGTTAATGAAAACAGTGAGGGGCTCGACGTAGCTGCGGAAGCCGAGCGCGTCCATGGCGGAGACGACGTCGTTGGGGGTGATGGTGCGGCGGTACTCGCGGTGGCAGCCCTCATTGGCTTGGGTGGTGATGAAGGCGATGAATTCGGAGACGCATTCTTGGATGGTCTCCTTGGCGTCGTCGGCGACCTTAGCGTGGTCGGGGAGGACGCGCCGCATGATGCGCGTGAGGGTCGCGATGGGCATGTATTGATCCGGATCACGCTTCAAACGCCCTTGCCCATCCATCTCTGCAACTACTAACTTTTAACTTTATTTCATCTATCCATATTTACTTACtaacatatatattaaatccaTTATATACCATATAATTAACGTTTTCCTTTCCGTTATGTTATAATCACTTCCTCTCCAATGGATTTGGTTCACATCCTCTATCTCAATATTTCATCACTTCAAAGTTCATATCCAATGTTCTAACATTTATCATATCTCTGTCTATTATAATATATCTAATGGATTTATCGTAGTTAGCATTTATAaccaaaactgaaaaaaaaaaaatttacctAACTTATGAATTTGTCAACCCTAACCATttaattattaactaaaaaactgaaattaaatgcTAAAAATGATTATATATCCTAATTGGGTATAGTAAATCCTAGCTAATAAGTacaaatttcaattaaaatataagaatttgaaattgaacaaaaaacacattcaaaaacatttaaAGTGGTACACAATGagacataaaaaaaatgaggcACCGAATCTCTCAAGTGATAGTTTAATTATGTGCctctcattattttattttattttgaaataaatattactttaatgtatgagtggattttgaaaataaccaCTTTAGAAtagtaaattttaaaaatacccattaagataaaaaaaaaatttaaaaattagccacgcttaccattttaccattgcatataaaaatttaaaaattgcccgtaaattcacaaccagttgaATTCACAGT harbors:
- the LOC131010464 gene encoding nuclear transcription factor Y subunit B-9-like isoform X2, with the translated sequence MERGGSSNSGLPRSEMDGQGRLKRDPDQYMPIATLTRIMRRVLPDHAKVADDAKETIQECVSEFIAFITTQANEGCHREYRRTITPNDVVSAMDALGFRSYVEPLTVFINKHRAQDCYPPRLAIHPPPPPAYVPSPPQQQPPYGGNYLELAQTRDYFMGYRGGEDFDPFN
- the LOC131010464 gene encoding nuclear transcription factor Y subunit B-9-like isoform X1, translated to MERGGSSNSGLPRSVAEMDGQGRLKRDPDQYMPIATLTRIMRRVLPDHAKVADDAKETIQECVSEFIAFITTQANEGCHREYRRTITPNDVVSAMDALGFRSYVEPLTVFINKHRAQDCYPPRLAIHPPPPPAYVPSPPQQQPPYGGNYLELAQTRDYFMGYRGGEDFDPFN